One stretch of Girardinichthys multiradiatus isolate DD_20200921_A chromosome 2, DD_fGirMul_XY1, whole genome shotgun sequence DNA includes these proteins:
- the tmem170a gene encoding transmembrane protein 170A encodes MQHRYGEIGFAQQILGLNLVPRKNGTLRGNDTSLSDFSEMWYGVFLWTAVSSLIFHLPAALISLATLRQHKIARFMPIAILLMGILGPVCGGVLTSAAIAGVYKAAGKTMMSFEAFVFGVGQSFCVVLMSFLRILATL; translated from the exons ATGCAACATAGGTACGGTGAAATAGGTTTTGCCCAGCAAATACTCGGTTTGAATTTAGTACCGAGGAAAAATGGCACCCTACGAGGCAACGACACATCTCTCAGCGACTTCTCAG agATGTGGTATGGTGTGTTTCTGTGGACGGCGGTGTCCTCGCTCATCTTCCACCTGCCTGCAGCCTTGATCTCCCTCGCCACACTACGGCAGCATAAGATCGCCAGATTCATGCCCATCGCTATCCTCCTCATGGGCATTCTGGGACCAGTTTGTGGGGGAGTTCTCACCA GTGCGGCCATAGCCGGGGTGTACAAAGCAGCAGGGAAGACAATGATGTCCTTTGAAGCGTTTGTTTTTGGTGTGGGACAATCATTTTGTGTCGTCCTCATGTCCTTCCTCAGGATTCTTGCCACCCTTTAG